The Acidobacteriota bacterium genome includes a window with the following:
- a CDS encoding DUF1553 domain-containing protein, whose amino-acid sequence MFGRYAPQKGQWVRLGRHGALALGILLAGQGGGSMHAGGSARPFSFPRDVGGILTKRGCNNQECHGSVKGRGGFKLSANALYPRDDHEWIVQGGVYQVLSPEPLGPRHPRIDLKQPENSLLLTKPTMEEPHGGGERLSRDSADYRTLLEWIRSGAPYGGEEDHRASEIRQLEVSPRQPVMGVDEEQQFLVTATLAGGLTEDVTDQVNFESNDPEVAEVSDSGLVRARQPGEAAVVIRAAGRAATVVIGVIRQPLSGYPQVSQRNFIDRLVFAKLRRLHILPSEPSGDQQFLRRLCLDLTGTLPPPERVREFLAGNRPDKRDELIETLLNSPEFLDYWTFRFADLFRVGKSVQGFTKYSRLYWEWIRDGIARNKPYDQMARERIAAQGYGGPALHYYLIGGDLPSPQDMMGEQVRVFLGRRLDCAQCHNHPYEPWSQNQFWGMTAFYGQLTRVGDINTGTAPYNIILDDPEGHGVLGKGGPVMHPRNKTEVQPAFLSGEPAGQNGAEDPRASLAEWMTSPDRPEFAEAIVNRIWGHFFGRGIVDPVDDFKLANPATHPDLLAALAQDFRAGGYDLRQLMRRIVRSRVYQLSSFPNASNRTDRTNYARAHPRPLDAEVLLDAISQVTGVPERFGTKPEGTRAINLVSSDMYPSRFLELYGRPNRQMVPQRRVEASLGQALHLLAGPTYTGKLSGKGSRIGRLLAAGTSNAEIVEEFYLAALSRFPTAEELGELEGWIGGQDSRLKAVEDLVWALIGSREFAYVH is encoded by the coding sequence ATGTTCGGAAGATATGCTCCCCAAAAAGGGCAGTGGGTTCGCCTGGGCCGGCACGGCGCCCTGGCGCTGGGGATCCTCCTGGCAGGGCAGGGAGGCGGTTCCATGCATGCCGGCGGGAGTGCGCGGCCCTTCAGCTTCCCACGGGACGTGGGAGGGATCCTTACCAAGCGTGGATGCAACAACCAGGAGTGTCATGGGAGTGTCAAGGGCCGCGGAGGGTTCAAACTTTCGGCCAACGCGCTCTATCCCCGGGACGACCATGAGTGGATCGTCCAGGGAGGCGTCTACCAGGTGCTGAGTCCGGAGCCGCTGGGGCCCCGTCACCCCAGGATCGACCTGAAGCAGCCGGAAAACAGCCTCCTGCTGACCAAGCCCACCATGGAAGAGCCCCACGGCGGAGGCGAGCGGCTGAGCCGCGACTCGGCGGACTACCGCACGCTGCTGGAATGGATCCGCTCGGGAGCCCCTTACGGTGGGGAGGAAGACCATCGAGCCAGTGAAATACGACAACTGGAAGTATCGCCCCGCCAGCCGGTGATGGGGGTGGACGAGGAACAGCAGTTCCTGGTGACGGCCACTCTGGCCGGTGGGCTTACCGAAGACGTGACCGATCAGGTGAATTTCGAGTCCAACGACCCCGAGGTGGCCGAGGTCAGCGACAGCGGCCTGGTTCGGGCCAGGCAGCCCGGTGAGGCCGCCGTCGTCATCCGCGCGGCGGGGCGGGCGGCAACCGTGGTCATCGGGGTGATTCGACAGCCCTTGTCCGGCTATCCCCAGGTGTCCCAAAGAAACTTCATCGACCGGCTGGTCTTTGCCAAGCTGAGGCGGTTGCACATCCTGCCGTCGGAGCCGTCGGGTGACCAGCAGTTCCTGAGGCGGCTCTGTCTGGATCTGACCGGGACGCTCCCTCCGCCGGAGAGAGTGAGGGAATTTTTGGCCGGCAATCGTCCCGACAAGCGCGACGAGTTGATCGAGACCCTGCTGAATTCTCCCGAGTTCCTGGACTATTGGACCTTCAGGTTCGCCGATCTCTTCCGGGTCGGGAAGTCGGTGCAGGGCTTTACCAAGTACAGCCGCCTCTACTGGGAATGGATTCGGGACGGGATTGCCCGCAACAAGCCCTACGACCAGATGGCCCGGGAGCGCATCGCGGCTCAGGGCTACGGCGGCCCGGCCCTTCACTACTATCTCATCGGCGGGGACCTCCCCTCTCCCCAGGACATGATGGGCGAGCAGGTTCGGGTCTTTCTGGGAAGGCGGCTGGACTGCGCCCAGTGCCACAACCACCCCTATGAGCCCTGGAGCCAGAATCAGTTCTGGGGCATGACCGCCTTCTACGGTCAGTTGACCCGGGTCGGGGACATCAATACGGGCACCGCACCCTACAACATCATCCTGGATGACCCCGAGGGGCACGGCGTGCTGGGAAAGGGCGGACCGGTGATGCACCCCCGCAACAAGACGGAGGTTCAGCCGGCCTTCCTCAGCGGAGAGCCGGCCGGGCAGAATGGAGCCGAGGATCCACGGGCCAGCCTGGCGGAGTGGATGACCTCACCCGACCGACCCGAGTTTGCCGAGGCCATCGTCAACCGCATCTGGGGCCATTTTTTCGGAAGGGGGATCGTGGATCCGGTGGACGATTTCAAGCTGGCCAATCCCGCCACCCATCCCGACCTGCTGGCGGCTCTGGCCCAGGATTTCAGGGCCGGCGGCTACGACCTGAGGCAACTGATGCGCAGAATCGTTCGGTCCAGGGTCTATCAGCTTTCCAGCTTCCCCAACGCCAGCAACCGGACGGACCGCACCAACTACGCCCGGGCCCACCCCCGGCCGCTGGATGCCGAGGTGTTGCTGGACGCCATTTCCCAGGTGACTGGAGTGCCGGAACGGTTTGGAACCAAGCCCGAAGGGACGCGGGCCATCAACCTGGTCTCCAGCGACATGTATCCTTCCCGCTTTCTGGAGCTCTACGGCCGGCCCAACCGGCAGATGGTGCCCCAGCGAAGGGTTGAAGCCAGCCTGGGCCAGGCCCTCCATCTTCTGGCCGGTCCCACCTACACCGGCAAGTTGTCGGGGAAGGGAAGCCGCATCGGCCGCTTGCTTGCCGCCGGGACTTCCAATGCCGAAATCGTCGAGGAATTTTATCTGGCGGCGCTTTCCCGGTTCCCGACCGCCGAGGAACTGGGGGAGCTGGAAGGCTGGATCGGGGGCCAGGATTCGCGGCTGAAGGCGGTGGAGGACCTGGTCTGGGCCCTGATCGGCTCTCGCGAATTTGCCTACGTTCATTGA
- a CDS encoding DUF1501 domain-containing protein, whose translation MKLSGCLQCTGENLRRRDFLRVGSLSLLGFNLSQFLALKDLMARAGSPGKAKATSCILLWLEGGPSQVDTWDPKRNSGFKAIPTNVAGIQVSELLPRVSRHMDKLSIIRSMHTEEIDHPEATHYAITGHRPNPTMQFPSLGSIMARELGQRNGMPAYVRHGEHDDWKGYERYFGSAFIGPKYAPMVVPDPDRKDFEVPDLSLPKGISVERIQDRRSLLRIVDRLCRQKEEVAEYSRMDSFTEQALSLILSPEVKKAFDLSHESEKTKDAYGRHGFGQSVLLARRLVEHGCRFVTAAGYRYNQWDSHSDNNEGHRDKLCPPLDRALAALMEDLEQRGLLESTLVLVMGEFGRTPHINPNNGRDHWPHCWSLALGGGGIRGGQIIGASDERGAQVAEGMVTVGDLYATLYKAFGIDWEKTYMTPVGRPIKIANSIGDATGVPIEGLV comes from the coding sequence ATGAAATTGTCAGGCTGCTTGCAGTGCACCGGGGAAAATCTTCGGCGGCGCGATTTTCTGCGGGTCGGTTCTCTGAGTCTGCTGGGCTTCAACTTGAGCCAATTCCTGGCCCTGAAGGACTTGATGGCCAGGGCGGGGTCGCCGGGGAAGGCCAAGGCCACCTCCTGCATTCTTCTCTGGCTGGAGGGCGGACCGAGCCAGGTCGACACCTGGGATCCCAAGCGCAACAGCGGGTTCAAGGCCATCCCCACCAACGTGGCCGGCATTCAGGTGTCGGAGCTGCTGCCCCGGGTTTCCCGGCACATGGACAAGCTGTCCATCATCCGGTCCATGCACACCGAGGAAATCGACCACCCCGAGGCCACCCATTACGCCATCACCGGACACCGACCCAACCCCACCATGCAGTTTCCCAGCCTGGGATCGATCATGGCCAGGGAACTGGGCCAGCGCAACGGGATGCCCGCCTATGTCCGCCACGGCGAGCACGACGACTGGAAGGGTTACGAGCGCTATTTTGGTTCCGCTTTCATCGGACCGAAATATGCTCCCATGGTGGTCCCGGATCCCGACCGCAAGGACTTTGAGGTTCCGGATCTTTCTCTGCCCAAGGGAATCTCGGTAGAGCGCATTCAGGATCGCCGCTCGCTGCTCCGGATCGTGGACAGGTTGTGCCGCCAGAAGGAGGAGGTGGCCGAATACTCCAGGATGGACAGCTTCACCGAGCAGGCCCTCAGCCTGATCCTTTCTCCCGAGGTCAAAAAGGCTTTCGACCTCTCTCATGAAAGCGAAAAAACCAAGGATGCCTACGGCCGCCACGGCTTCGGACAGAGTGTGCTGCTGGCCCGGCGGCTGGTCGAGCACGGATGCCGGTTCGTGACGGCGGCCGGCTACAGGTACAACCAATGGGATTCGCACTCCGACAACAATGAGGGCCATCGAGACAAGCTCTGTCCTCCCTTGGACCGGGCGCTGGCGGCCTTGATGGAGGACCTGGAGCAGAGGGGCTTGCTGGAATCCACCCTGGTGCTGGTCATGGGTGAATTCGGACGCACGCCCCACATCAATCCCAACAACGGCCGGGACCATTGGCCCCATTGCTGGTCGCTGGCCTTGGGGGGCGGCGGCATACGCGGCGGACAGATCATAGGGGCCAGCGACGAGAGAGGGGCCCAGGTGGCCGAAGGCATGGTCACGGTGGGCGACCTCTATGCAACGCTTTACAAGGCCTTCGGCATCGATTGGGAGAAGACCTACATGACGCCGGTGGGTCGCCCCATCAAGATCGCCAATTCCATCGGAGACGCCACCGGAGTCCCGATCGAGGGTCTGGTATAG
- a CDS encoding AAA family ATPase, which produces MFKRILSFVRAGSQSCFLWGPRQTGKSTLLRTRFPRAPFYDLLFASEFRRLSANPGLLREECLALGRKSGPILIDEIQKLPELLDEVHSLISRDGYRFILCGSSTRRLVRGGGNLLGGRAVRLELFPLTRGEIPDFSLDRALNHGLLPSHYLADDPAPLIEAYVGEYLKEEILAESLTRNLPAFQRFLEVASFSNGRTVNFASIAREVGLSAPAVRGYFEILVDTLIGCWVPAWRKQAKRRVIQSPRFYFFDVGLVNELAHRGALKPGSFEYGAAFEHFIFMELRAYTGYRGGKPSIAYWHTSSGFEVDFVLGDATLAIEVKSTDNPTRDHMKGLRAWKAEQQNSRCLLVCRAPRTRKTEDGIEIMPWRSFLNQLWAGELC; this is translated from the coding sequence ATGTTCAAACGCATCCTGAGCTTTGTGCGGGCCGGGAGTCAGAGTTGCTTCCTATGGGGGCCTCGGCAGACCGGAAAGAGCACCCTGTTGAGGACACGTTTTCCACGTGCGCCCTTTTACGATTTGCTCTTCGCGTCCGAATTCCGGCGCCTGTCCGCCAATCCCGGACTGCTGCGCGAGGAATGCCTGGCCTTGGGCAGAAAATCGGGACCGATCCTGATTGACGAGATTCAGAAATTGCCCGAATTGCTCGACGAAGTGCATTCCCTCATCAGCCGCGACGGGTACCGGTTCATCCTGTGCGGTTCGAGCACGCGCCGGCTCGTCCGAGGAGGTGGCAACCTCCTGGGTGGCCGTGCCGTGAGACTCGAGCTGTTTCCGTTGACCCGTGGGGAGATACCGGACTTTTCGCTCGATCGAGCCCTCAACCACGGGTTGCTGCCGAGCCACTATCTGGCCGACGACCCCGCACCTCTCATTGAGGCTTACGTAGGAGAATACCTCAAGGAAGAAATCCTGGCGGAGTCTCTCACACGCAATCTTCCGGCCTTTCAGCGTTTTCTGGAAGTTGCGTCCTTCTCCAACGGCCGGACGGTGAACTTCGCCAGCATCGCCCGAGAAGTGGGTCTCTCGGCGCCGGCTGTCCGTGGATACTTTGAGATCCTGGTCGATACTCTCATTGGCTGCTGGGTGCCTGCGTGGCGTAAGCAGGCCAAAAGGCGGGTCATCCAGTCACCGCGCTTCTATTTCTTCGACGTGGGACTGGTGAACGAACTGGCGCATCGCGGAGCTCTGAAGCCAGGCTCGTTCGAATATGGTGCAGCCTTCGAACATTTCATATTCATGGAGTTGCGCGCTTACACAGGCTACAGAGGCGGGAAGCCTTCCATCGCCTATTGGCACACCTCCTCCGGCTTCGAAGTGGATTTCGTGCTGGGCGACGCGACCCTGGCCATCGAGGTCAAGTCGACGGATAACCCCACCCGCGACCACATGAAAGGACTGCGGGCCTGGAAGGCTGAGCAGCAGAACAGTCGCTGTCTCCTCGTCTGCCGTGCACCGCGCACGAGGAAGACCGAGGACGGCATTGAAATCATGCCTTGGCGATCATTTTTGAATCAGCTTTGGGCTGGCGAGTTGTGCTAG
- a CDS encoding DUF2848 family protein codes for MRIEPVEILVQRQDRTERKIIPIGSVAGARFSSRDVAGMRKELDAALARGESGTKTNPAIFHIGRYLLTQSSEFEVQGPLTGGEAEIVAIRDGNEILITTGSDQCDRELDPLFQDKPKQMCPHPIARTAWPYSEVRGHWDQLQISSEVTVGGHVVSLQDSPASALVDLEYLLAMEDVRSLVLPSILYCGSVSFLDSVARAIRDHSLPEETSHGVGDSFLARLHDPVLGRTIEHRYRAVPVGDDLAERR; via the coding sequence ATGCGAATTGAACCCGTGGAAATACTGGTGCAGCGCCAGGACCGGACCGAGAGAAAAATCATCCCCATCGGATCGGTGGCGGGCGCCCGATTCTCGTCCCGGGACGTGGCCGGCATGCGCAAGGAACTCGACGCTGCGCTGGCTCGAGGCGAGTCGGGCACCAAGACCAATCCAGCCATCTTTCACATCGGCCGCTACCTGCTGACCCAGTCATCGGAGTTCGAGGTCCAGGGTCCGCTGACCGGCGGCGAGGCCGAAATCGTGGCCATTCGGGACGGAAACGAGATCCTCATCACGACGGGGAGTGACCAGTGCGACCGCGAGCTGGACCCGCTGTTTCAGGACAAGCCCAAGCAGATGTGTCCCCATCCGATCGCCCGGACGGCCTGGCCCTACAGCGAGGTGCGCGGGCATTGGGATCAGCTTCAGATTTCCAGCGAGGTGACGGTGGGAGGCCATGTGGTTTCTCTGCAGGACTCCCCGGCCTCGGCCCTGGTGGACCTGGAGTATCTTCTGGCCATGGAGGATGTGCGGTCGCTGGTCCTGCCCTCCATTCTCTATTGCGGATCGGTGTCGTTCCTGGACTCGGTGGCCCGGGCCATCCGCGACCATTCGCTTCCCGAAGAGACCAGCCACGGCGTGGGAGACTCCTTTCTGGCCCGGCTGCACGACCCTGTGCTGGGTCGAACCATTGAACACCGCTACCGGGCTGTTCCGGTCGGAGACGATCTGGCGGAACGGCGCTGA
- a CDS encoding sialidase family protein, with protein MKTSCRTLAAIAGLAWLAVSCSSPGPTGSDAEPPLMEVITDPTVMTRELGGVPPPSKETLESMHRSDYILHAKAGKLAQVPVKKVLLPHAQPMTPQGGTSVDLGPDGTVYVRQAGRLCTSADGGLTWSAREVNAPSGFEIHQTGRWKVLSDGSFVCVAVVTGKDERAPAEVWTSRDQGQSWNRTARIDLDLKMPGTGSPYDERYCHRGLDRLQDDTLLWTIDVRSDADPEDGLPRQHGLFLFRSRDKGRTWQGPTLMWDWGSEGSATRLPSGRILATMRYQRDKHPQDSAEIVKHMGAYPRTPENLGFKNVFLVNSTDDGATWTRPRMLTTVYGQTFGYPAVQSDGTAVVVHDTRYGPGPPGSRAMVSRDEGQTWEDEVYYLDSTNFTGSYSASLVLEDDTILTIAASSVGGSWDAVRDKTDLYAIRWKPVKDGQSAQ; from the coding sequence GTGAAGACCAGTTGTCGAACACTCGCCGCCATTGCGGGCCTGGCTTGGCTTGCGGTTTCCTGTTCCTCGCCCGGACCGACCGGGTCGGACGCGGAACCGCCCCTCATGGAGGTGATCACCGATCCGACGGTGATGACCCGTGAGCTGGGAGGGGTGCCGCCGCCCTCCAAGGAAACCCTGGAGAGCATGCACCGGTCGGACTACATCCTGCATGCAAAGGCGGGAAAGCTCGCCCAGGTTCCGGTCAAGAAGGTTCTGTTGCCGCATGCCCAGCCCATGACCCCGCAGGGCGGTACCTCGGTCGACCTGGGGCCGGACGGGACCGTCTACGTCCGCCAGGCCGGCAGGCTGTGCACCTCAGCCGATGGCGGTCTGACCTGGTCGGCGCGGGAGGTGAATGCTCCTTCCGGCTTTGAGATCCACCAGACCGGCCGCTGGAAGGTCTTGAGCGACGGTTCCTTCGTCTGCGTGGCGGTGGTTACCGGTAAGGACGAACGGGCGCCGGCCGAGGTGTGGACCTCGCGGGACCAGGGCCAATCCTGGAACAGGACGGCCCGGATCGACCTGGACCTGAAGATGCCGGGCACCGGCTCCCCTTACGACGAGCGCTACTGCCATCGGGGACTGGACCGGCTGCAGGACGATACCCTGCTGTGGACCATCGACGTTCGAAGCGACGCCGACCCCGAGGATGGGCTGCCCAGGCAGCACGGTCTGTTCCTGTTCCGTTCCCGCGACAAGGGCCGGACCTGGCAGGGGCCGACCTTGATGTGGGATTGGGGTTCGGAGGGGTCGGCGACCCGTCTCCCCTCGGGCCGGATCCTGGCCACCATGCGCTACCAGCGCGACAAGCATCCCCAGGATTCAGCCGAGATCGTCAAGCACATGGGGGCCTACCCCCGCACCCCGGAGAACCTCGGATTCAAGAACGTCTTCCTGGTGAACTCCACCGACGACGGCGCCACCTGGACCCGGCCGCGCATGCTGACCACGGTCTACGGTCAAACCTTCGGCTATCCGGCGGTGCAGAGCGACGGCACCGCGGTGGTGGTCCACGATACCCGCTACGGTCCGGGGCCGCCGGGAAGCCGCGCCATGGTCAGCCGGGATGAAGGCCAAACCTGGGAGGACGAAGTCTACTACCTGGACTCCACCAACTTCACCGGCAGCTACAGCGCCAGCCTGGTGCTGGAAGACGACACCATTCTGACCATTGCCGCCTCTTCGGTGGGCGGCTCCTGGGATGCGGTCCGGGACAAGACCGATCTTTACGCCATCCGCTGGAAACCGGTGAAAGACGGGCAGTCGGCTCAATAG
- a CDS encoding mandelate racemase/muconate lactonizing enzyme family protein: protein MKITDIKTFFVGVQGKNLLVVKVETDRGIHGIGQGGTTTRELAMTGAIEHMRHFLVGQDPRRIEDINQELYRGQYYEGGTIIAAVTSAIDIALWDILGKHLNTPVWQLLGGATRQQVTCYIDGPAGAGDSYADQAEDLVRRGWRTIRFAPETGDPDFRQDRDSIFEPWESIDWTADQIREARKRVGPEIRLAIDYHHRLNVAEAAAFCRRIRDVDLMFLEEPIRSESPDAYAALRTMTPMPFAIGEEFSGIYPFAPFIERGLANYVRLDVCNVGGFTASRKVAAMAEAHYLDIVPHTPQGSICLAASVHLCAAVHNFAILEYNWQMPHLPRDLFPRQLQLQGDGFPLPQGPGLGIEFDEEAARRYPPLPWEAPHFRRRDGAFTNY, encoded by the coding sequence ATGAAGATAACCGACATCAAGACCTTCTTCGTGGGTGTCCAGGGCAAAAACCTGCTGGTGGTCAAAGTCGAGACCGACCGGGGCATCCACGGCATCGGCCAGGGTGGCACCACCACCCGCGAGCTGGCCATGACCGGAGCCATCGAGCACATGCGCCACTTTCTTGTCGGCCAGGACCCCCGCCGCATCGAGGACATCAACCAGGAGCTGTACCGGGGACAGTACTACGAAGGCGGAACCATCATTGCCGCCGTTACCTCCGCCATCGACATCGCCCTCTGGGACATCCTGGGAAAGCACCTGAACACCCCCGTCTGGCAATTGCTGGGGGGAGCCACCCGCCAGCAGGTCACCTGCTACATCGACGGACCGGCCGGGGCCGGCGACAGCTACGCCGATCAAGCCGAAGACCTGGTCAGGAGGGGCTGGAGGACCATCCGCTTCGCCCCCGAGACCGGAGACCCCGACTTCCGCCAGGACCGGGACAGCATCTTCGAGCCATGGGAGTCCATCGATTGGACGGCCGACCAGATCCGGGAGGCCCGCAAACGGGTGGGACCCGAGATCCGACTGGCCATCGACTACCACCACCGACTCAACGTGGCCGAGGCGGCCGCCTTCTGCCGGCGCATCCGGGACGTGGACCTCATGTTCCTGGAAGAACCCATCCGCTCCGAGAGCCCTGATGCCTACGCGGCTCTCAGGACGATGACGCCGATGCCGTTCGCCATCGGAGAGGAGTTTTCGGGAATCTACCCCTTTGCTCCTTTCATCGAACGCGGGCTGGCCAACTACGTTCGCCTGGACGTCTGCAATGTGGGCGGCTTCACGGCCAGTCGCAAGGTGGCCGCCATGGCCGAGGCCCACTATCTCGACATCGTGCCCCACACCCCTCAGGGGTCCATCTGCCTGGCCGCCTCCGTGCACCTGTGCGCGGCCGTCCACAACTTCGCCATCCTGGAATACAACTGGCAGATGCCCCACCTTCCCCGGGATCTGTTCCCCCGGCAGCTTCAACTGCAGGGAGACGGCTTCCCGCTGCCGCAGGGTCCCGGGCTGGGCATCGAGTTCGATGAAGAGGCCGCCCGCCGCTATCCCCCGCTGCCCTGGGAGGCTCCCCACTTCCGCCGCCGCGACGGCGCTTTCACCAACTATTGA